The Raphanus sativus cultivar WK10039 chromosome 2, ASM80110v3, whole genome shotgun sequence DNA segment GagtaaagagaaaagaaaggaCTCTCTCTTTGACAATCAACGAGAAGGAACCAGAGGATACAAACGTCAAACATAAATCAACTTTAGCTATAACTTAATGAAGCTCATGCCTATGGTGATTCTAAGGAAATTAGTTCAGCATGCAGATGCTACCGAATCAGGCCAGAGGATTCCACAAGTGTCAGGAGGTTTTCATGATTCAAATTGGATATCCATTTCGAAAAATGCAGTGAAAACACAAGTACATATGAAATTTGGAACCTTTTCATAGGATTTTCCCGGAAAGTAATATCTCAACAGACCTAAAGCAAAAGCTTTGCAGAACAACCACAAGCACATACAAAGAGTAAACTAGCGTAACTAACCTGATTGAACCGAAGGAACCACTGATGAAGTTGTCGCTCCTCTCTTCATTTTTGGCTGCAAATATTAACAGTTCGATAATGAATGACTTTTAGAAAACTTCAATATCTAGCAACAACTCTATAAAAAAATCAAGTCTAAAATAATGAGCACACTCGTTTTCCCTACCTTGGTATTTTCTTCCATATATTTCACGACCTGAGAGATGCTTCCACAATGTCCATGAAACAGCGTGTAAGCCCACAAAAGAAGCTTCCTTGGGATGCTTACATCAATGACTTCAACTCCTTCGGTGCCTGGAAGAAGTTTTCCCGCTGTCGCTAGCCGAGGTAGTGCGAAATAGAGGCTGATTTCAGAAGGAAGTGTCACTGAAGCAGTTTCACGGAAGTAACTGTAACAACTTTTAAGCAAAGAATTAGCTATCTCCAGATTCTCCTCCGAGACTTTATTGGCAATGAGTACGTTCTTGATCTTGGACAGAACAGGTCCCCATTTTGCCTCGAGCATTTGGGATTCTGAGGGATTCTCGAATGAAGAATTCCAGAATCCTGACTGGAGATCAACACAGAGCACCCGTCTGTTTTCCAGAAAATCAGATGATGATGGATTTATTGCTTGACTTGCTGCTGAGGACACCTGGTGCAAGGGGGTTATTGATGCCAAGCTTATTATCAGAGCTCGACACCAAGCAAGAGAAGCATGTCTGCCAACTTTAGCTGAAAAGCTATTAGACAACTTTGGATTCTTGAAACGCTTTCTAATCTTCTCATTTATGGTTTCCAGGGTCTCAACCTTGTTGTCTAGTTCAAGAGATACGATGTATTGATGTAAAAATCTGCAAAAGGAAAAATCAATGTCGGAAAGCGAAAATCTAACGGCAAGGTGATGACATAATATTAATTTCTCATGCAAAAATCGATTACCTGTATAAGATCCTCTCTGAGGTTTCTGGATCTTTTGTTTCAGGGAAATTGCGTATGTCTGGCCATATGCTTCCTTGTTCTATAAAAAGGGAAATATTTTCTCTAGCTGACTATCAGGAGTGATTTTCGCTCCTCCAGACTCAACCTGACTCATCGAGGCAACCAGCGCATTTATGTATCTTCCTATTGCAACTGGCACAAGGTCTTCAACGCATAGAGCAAACTGAATTCAAAATTTGTAGATTACGACATTAGCATGTATCCTATGTTCAGCTTATGACAACTTGATTAGGACATAGCACGTAAAAGACTCTATTgctaaaataactaaaatctaCCAAGTCAAGCTTTCAGCATGCAAAAATCTAGTGCACATGCTTTGACGAACTCTTGATTCATCAACACTGTATCATGTATTAGAAATCTAGAGGTTGCGATATAAGTAATCCAACACCAAATGCCAATAGTAATCTAAGGTTATATACAGAAATTTAGAGGTTTCTATATAGATCATCAACACCGTGTCATGTATGAAAAAGCGACTACTAACGGTACCAAAAAAGACTTTCATAGAAATGCTGATTCCTTACCCTCTTATCTGATCGAAGAGAATTAAAGGCTCGTTCTAGTGTGTTGACGTCTCCAGTTTCCTCCAATAGTCTCAAATAGAACAGTAAGTATTTGCGGATGCAAGTAATGAATTTCCGTGAACTTTCTGGCAGGTTAACTTCAAGAGCCTTCTTGTTCCCAGCCAATCCTGGAGTTTTTCGCCTaaatagaaaaaagaagaaacatttATATGAAACAATCCCATAATCATATCTGTGAAGCTTAGCTTACATGATTGATAAATGTCAGTGTTTAGCCCCTTAGTACAAAAATTGACTCAAAAAATTAGTAAGAACGTCTGTACCTTCCCTTTTTAACCATGCCATCAATCTCCCACATATTGATTGTAAAACTTGACCGCgatgatttgaaacaaaaagatAGTTCTTCTTTTGCTCTTTGCAAATCACTGCTCCCACCCCTTTTATACAACCCTTGGGCAAGCATGTATCTCGCCTTATGAAAATGTTTCAGATCTCCTTCTACACAGGTTCCCAGTGCAGAAAGGCTGTCGTTGTAGAGCATATGCCATACCCCTTCCATCTGAATTGACCCCTCTCCAATTTTAGCATAACTTGTTTCCAAATTGCCATCTTGACCTTCTTCAAGTGGACGAGAGGATCCAAAAGTCGCTGTACCAATGATTGCCATAGCAGTATCCTTTATAGATTCATCAAAGCAATAAGAGACGAGGACCTGAAAGGTCAATAGGAAATTAAACAGTCCAGTCAGGACCTCAAAAGCAGAAAAGTAAATCAATGGTGGACTGCTTAAGCTGAGATTGAATTTAAGCATGGTTTTTATGCTGTTGTTACAAGTTGAACAAACGACGATTGTAATGCTGCAAATCAGTAAGAGAGAAAAACAGTATAGCGTTGTCAACAGCAAACCTTTAAGGCCTCTAAGTTCTGTTTTCCACAAGCATTAAGAAGCTTCAAACGAGAAGCATGCATTCTATACACAGGATCTACTGCAGACGGGTTCAATGTCATGGCTTGCTCATAATAGGATAACGAAATTTCATACGGGTgcccaagcttctcactgagtTTTCCCATGTAGAATGCATGTGACCAATCTTGTCTGTACAGGATgggttaagaaaaataaataatcaggCTCTTAAATAATATACCAAAATGAAGAAACTATGAATACACAGTACACTATACCTATGTGCAAAGGCTTTCTTGAAATGCTTCATTGAGTTCTCACAAAATTTTGTCCACGTTGCATCCTTCGACGGTAGCACGGACCGCTGATCATAAGACGGCACAACACTCTGAAGGCTGTCATAGTATACCAGCGCCAACAGCTCATGTATCTCAGACTACAATAAGGAGGATCACAAACATCATCAATAACAGCAACATGAAACTATAACATACTGCAAAAACAAAACTGACAATTCTTCAAAAAGCCATTCCTCCATCAAAATCAAAGATGTACAAGTATGCTCATTTTTGCATCACAAAGAGGTATATAATCAAGTTTTTAACTTGTACCCTCTACCTAGCAAAGTATTTTATAGGTTTAATGCAAATTCACATATTGGTAAAGCTGAACAGTGAATTCAAGTTAACCATACTAACATTAGAAATATGAGTAAAATGTTTTAGGAAAAGGATAGGTGATTACGCAGCAACATCTAATTATATGTTATATCCAGTAAGTAATTACGCATGAATGAAGGTGACAAATGAAACCTGCTGTTCTGGTGAATTTGCCAACGCCAAACTCATTAGCAGGCAAcgtctgcttcttcttctgcttgttTCAACTCTTTGTGAAAGAGCAGCATTCTTCCTCCATCCTACGACATTTATGTGCTTACTCCCATCATTTAGCAACAAATCTACTTCCTGACATAGGTGAAAAACAAATGGTAAATTAAGTAATTATCAATACATGAGTAACGACTCATCAATGAAAGACACATAGCCACCCTCTCTTATTCCAGGGTTATAATTTATCTCTAAAAGCTACCTAACGAAAAAGGAACAACTCATAACTGATATTTAAAGATACAATTCAAAAAATTCTACAAGTTAAAATAGAACTACAGTACCAACAACGAACGAAAGAACTTGCCTCATCGTAAATATTGCCAAGCTTTTCCCAACTCTCAAAGCGCAGAGGATTATAGAGCAGATCATATTTGAACAGATTTGCATTCTGCTGTACAAACTCTTCTCCTTCCTTCGTGAGAACAAAGCCGGGCCATTTATCACTAGCACTAACTTCCTCTGACTGAGCcaagaaataatataaattgcGGTAGACATCCAAATAGGGTTCGGAACTGCAAGAAAGTTAAAACAACATCCTTATGTATTCCAACATTATAAACAtctaagattctttttttttgaaacactaaaCATCTAAGATTCAATATTTCTTATTTGTCAGTAACCAAAATTTCTCTTAAAGAGGATCACCATTTTTTAACGAGAACAAGAAAAAGATTCTAGGAAAGTTATCCATTCTGCTTCAACTTGTCACTAAAATCAAACATGTGAAGCTTTCTAGGCACAATAAGATCTAGAGAATACACATAACATTCGGATCATCTTACATGCTCATCTCTGCTCAGCAATATATTATAATGCAAGAGTCAATTATCTTTGGCAAGAGGAACtcatacaaaaaaaatgattggTTATACCTGTGGAGCAGTGACACCTTGTACTCGCTGAGAGTTTTGCTGTGAATTATACATTTAGTTATGGTTTCAAGGAAACCTTCAGAACCAGCCTCGCATGAGAGTTTGTCTTCGCATAAAGCAGGGTCATCTAAGAATGTATCTATCACATTGCCAACTAGAAGATCATCTGGTGGTTGTGAAAAATGCTTTTTAATTGCTCTCAAGACTCTGCGGAGTTTAACTAGTCCAGTCCTCTGAGACAAGAAAGATAGGTATAAGTAATAAGAATACCAGAGACTAGGTATCGAGCAATGCTAGCATCACATTATGTCATACGTTGAAGAGTGCATGCTTGTAACTTTGTTAAACACTAGATATTTAGCGATTTTAGCTACACAATAGGTGTTTCGGAAGATCAACGAAGGATATGCTATAAGTCTACCAGAGAATAAATCAAGAACACGTATTTCTTATCTACTGAACACAACTTGCAACACATTCCAATTTCTGCACGACATGTCAGTTGCTCATGCATGCTTAAATCTATATGCACTATTTAGTAAATACCAGTTCACATGTGAGCCTTGTTATACTAGTGAATAGCTATTTTAGTAGACTGCAACCTGATGTTTTACTcgaacagaaagaaaaaaacttgaaatCCACCAACTTCTGCTGACACTGGGTAGCTTCCAGTGCCCCCGCTAAAGATTTAACGCTATATGCACCAAGTATAAGGAAATAAAGTTTGGCACGCACTTATAACGCACATATCATAATGCAAATGGGTCTACCAAGTTGAGGAAATTTCACTCACAGAAGAAGACTTGGCATACGGTAGTATGTACTGGAAAACATCAACACATTGTTCCTTGGTCTGATAATCTCCCCGGCTAGTGTTTTCGTGGGCAGCAAGCTCATCTTGGTACGAACCATCGACTCTAAGATTTAGACCATACAGACAGAAAAAGCATTGATCTAAAGCGTTATTGATTAGCAACTCAagttcatctttttcttcttcagcAACTACTTCTGTGTGTTCAggaatctttttattttcttcttctagcTCTTCTTTCTCCTTATCAATAACCTTTCCTTCAGAATCATCCTTCTTAGAATCAGTTTTTGTGCTTTCGTTTCTCTCTACATGCACTTCTGCGACGAatgattttatttcatttctgcATAGTTTCCCCATATCATGTCCAATGCCATCCGGGGAGTTGATGCTGGATTTGACTTTCATGTCCACAGCCAATAAATGCTTAATTGCAAATCTGAGAAAAGATCCTTCCTCTCCCGCACAATTTTTACCAGCGCAGCAGAGCCCATATTCAGCAAGCAAATCATGGAGACATATGATCAACTCAACCTGAAAtaacaaattttagaaattccAATATCACAAAGAAGCAGACCAAAATAGCTTTCAGTGACATGACTGATAGTAAGGACTCTCCTAGAAAGCCATGACTTACTTGGTATTTCGTAGATATGGTAGAGTCAAGCTGTTGAAGTTTACAAAATCCAATAGCTGCATCGAGAAAGCAAGATTTCTGCTCTTCTTCAATCTCGTCAGCAATTTGAGAATCTGAATATCTCTTCGAAAGAAAATGCCTCACGATATTTGACATGACTGTCAAAAGCAAAGATTGTATACCGGCTATACAATCTCTTGGGGCAACCACGTCATTCTGCACATCAGGCATACGCATCAATAACGGTGACACAGTTCTTATATTAGGACAACCACAAAGCTTTACTTATATTAATCTCGTGTACATTTTAGTGCCTAATAGTTACACATgcaaactttatttatattaatctcTTCTACATTTTAGTGCCTAATAGTTACACATGCAGTTGCTGATTCAAACAAAGTTCGTGACCATGTGTATAGATTCTAGCATACCCTTGTGCAAGCAAGATCAGTCTTACATATCCAAAGCAACCAAGATAATTAGCTTTTCAAATATCTTCTGAGAACCATACTATCTATGCCAAAACAAATTTCAGACTTACAGAGTTATCTAACTGGTCAAGAAAGTTCTTCACTTGAGTGATACAAAGAAGAATTCCCTTGATTTCCTCTGCCACCGAGTGATTCCAATTCTCACTCAAATTTGTAGATGAGGTCAAAACAGGTTGCCCCGTACCAGTTGATTCCAAGAGTACTTGCAACTTTCTTCTATGGCAGTTCAGATAAACCTCTACATCTATAGGCTTACTCTTCTGGCATGCTTTTATTAACACTTCCAGTGCTGACAACTCAGTGGAGGAGATCCCTTCTTCTATTTTCAAAGAGGATGCAGTCCAGATGTCTTTATCTGGAAATAAAAGTGATGCAAGTAAATTAACACACTCCGAATATAATTCTTTCTCCATCATCTCAGGTACGGTCTTTTCCAGCAAGACATCAATCTTAAGCAGATTTATTTCATGCATGATTCTATCAATGTTCAGCTCTCGAATTCTTCTGCAGTGGGGCATCTGAATTACGACAGGAGATTCTCCAATACCTTCCTTGTCCAACAATGCTAAACACCTGAAAAATTCTTCAAGAGCTTTAGTTTTTTTACCCTCCAATATTGATAACCGCGCACTCAGCCAGAAATATCGAGCCCAGAAGGATCTTTTATTATAATCTAACACCTCCGTAGCAGTCTGATCACCTTGACAACTCTTAGATGAGGAGTCAGGAAAACTTTTCTCCCAGGAATTAGGGGTCGATTCGATGGCAAGATCAAGGGAAACCGATTCAATTATCTTAGAGAGATGGTACGTCACTTCTACCATGCATGATGAGGATTCAGGAATATCTGATCCTTTAGATTCGAGATCATAGTACAGCTCGGCGAGAAAAAGACTACATTCAGGTTTCCGATCTAGACCCCAATGTCTGGTGAGCTTTTCTAACTCCAAAATTTTTAAGGCTGCATCACGACTCAACCGATGCTCACATTTACTTGCAATATACTCTAGAAGCAAGTGACCCATATGATAAGCACCATAATTTCCTGAAGTGTCCTTCACAAAATTAGAAACGACAGAGTGTTCAGAAATCGGATCAGGATTGTTAAGGCAGTGAGAACCGACAGACACTCTGGTGAATCCACTTTCAAGGACAAAAGTCTCAAGATACTGAAGGATGTCACTGCTAGGATCCTTGCTATTATCACACTCTAGCTCTGCCTTCTCAGGTTTCTGGTTCCGAAGACGTTCAAGCCGAGTACTCCGCCTCTCTTGAGGGTGTTCTTCAGAAAACGCAGGCTCTTTTTCTTTAGCCTGACCACCACTTTCTCTTTGGATGTTGCAATCCTTAACAGACACATTACTTGAATCTGGTACCACACAATGATTATTCTTTTCCGGACCCTGCATTACAGCTTCTGTACTAAGATCTAATTCAATGGTGATTGGAATGTCAGCTGATATGCCCACAGTTTCACACGGAGGATGCACTATCCCAAGTAAAGTATCTAGTAGTGCCACCCATGACGCCTCAGGAAGTTTAACTTGCACTCTTTTTTTCAACTTCTTGGAAGCAGCATTGTTGTCCCGATTCTTGTCAGACACCTTTCTTTTGCCAAGAAATTTGAGCCGAACGTGCCGAGGTTCAAGCTTATCTATACCCTTGGGCGCAAAAGGTTCTGGATCTATTTCTTCAATAGAATGTTTCACATGCAGAGCACGAGAATGCGATGGCCAATGCCTCAAAATCAGATTTGCAACTGAAAGACAGGAAACTTCATCACCTATGGCAATGAGAACTTCTAGAAGTTTCTCCATGCAGTTCCCTGCACATTAGAACATTCAGTTTTCGAGGGAGGGTGAGTGAAACGTACATGCAACAGTCCGTAAACCCAGGAACAGAGAGCAATCGTAGATTCAACAACTATTCCAAAAGTATAAGACGAACTAGGATTCACTAATGTGATGACCAATTTCTGTATATGTTTTTAAGAGAGGAAGGAACAGTGCGTACAATTATTTGGGCTGCAAAGAAGTCCTTGTTCAAATGCCCATCGTGAAATACTCAGCAATCCCATAGAGCATGATAGAGTTCCAAGATGGTTCCACAGCACAGAATCTTTTGCATCTATGTCTATAGCTTGAAGATAACAGTTTAGAGCATCCTCGTAATGACTAGAACCCAGCTCAAGAAATACAGTGGCAAGATTCTTCAGAGCCAAAAATCTGCAAAAGAGGTATacagaaaattattttataggcGACCAGAATActaataaacaaaacatatctAAACTTAAATTACTAGTTAATACAACCAAATGTaatagatgattttttttaaaaaaagatggAGCTTGACCTGAGATGATGGAGATGATTATCGTTTGTGATAGTCTCCACCTGCAGAGAAACAACTTACCGGCTATAACAAACAGTTCAAACTATTAAAAGAGAGTAATcaaacaagttttttttcttttaaattactTTGGAGTTAGCTATGATAGGATCCTTGAGGATAGACTCTAGCAGCTCCCGAGCCTTGTCGTAGTCTTTAGCTTGCAGCTTTAGAAGACCATCGTGATATGTTTGTGACAGATGAAACTCCTGACGAcggcaattaaaaaaaaacaattcaatatatatttccaCAATGAACTGATCTAGCTTCAAGATTATGCATTCTATACAAACTAAAAACTTGAGCTAATCTTTTGTTCTGCTAGAATGTGATCACTCATAATAacacaaacaagaaaaaaaagagtccAACTTTATTTTCTAGCCCTAAATGAACCCAGAATCGAAGTTGCGAGAGAAATCAATCAAAAGCAAAACCTGAGCTTCCTTGCTAGGAGCTAAAGGCTCCCACTTCTCTTTGGACTCCGTATCATTGATCGCTGCAATCGAAAACTGgagaaaaggaaacaaaatttcaaatcaaattCGAAACCCTAATTGCTTAAAGGATTCACGAATTGAGAATTGGCCGAAATTAGCATACCATCTTGATAGTCAAAGGTCACAGGTTGTGTGTGTTTGACAGTTGCTCCGTGTTTCAGCAGAGTTCTTTGCGCGGAATCTTCTATCTTCTTCTAAGATTCATGGCCATTAGGGTTTTTAATGTCTATGTATTATGTATATGATGATGATGCGGGTTTTGTTTCTTCGTAGTCTGTTCTTCGACTGTGAATTCCGGTAATGTAATATGGAAAATTTGCAAGAAGAGGTATTTTACTTTACGATTTTAATATAAAGTGCTTCTATGTTTGTACAATTACGTTTTAAGCACTCTACTCTTACATTGTCTCAAAATTACCAAAGAATTATGTCACCCCAATACTCGTATTAAACATTTTATCTTATACTAATTCGGCTATCTCACACTAATTGTATTTAGTGGAGGATGGTGATATTTCTATATATGACTTCTGTTCTGAACTaaacctttttttaattttatgattaaaaatttggtata contains these protein-coding regions:
- the LOC108842461 gene encoding LOW QUALITY PROTEIN: calcineurin-binding protein 1 (The sequence of the model RefSeq protein was modified relative to this genomic sequence to represent the inferred CDS: inserted 1 base in 1 codon), which produces MFSIAAINDTESKEKWEPLAPSKEAQEFHLSQTYHDGLLKLQAKDYDKARELLESILKDPIIANSKVETITNDNHLHHLRFLALKNLATVFLELGSSHYEDALNCYLQAIDIDAKDSVLWNHLGTLSCSMGLLSISRWAFEQGLLCSPNNWNCMEKLLEVLIAIGDEVSCLSVANLILRHWPSHSRALHVKHSIEEIDPEPFAPKGIDKLEPRHVRLKFLGKRKVSDKNRDNNAASKKLKKRVQVKLPEASWVALLDTLLGIVHPPCETVGISADIPITIELDLSTEAVMQGPEKNNHCVVPDSSNVSVKDCNIQRESGGQAKEKEPAFSEEHPQERRSTRLERLRNQKPEKAELECDNSKDPSSDILQYLETFVLESGFTRVSVGSHCLNNPDPISEHSVVSNFVKDTSGNYGAYHMGHLLLEYIASKCEHRLSRDAALKILELEKLTRHWGLDRKPECSLFLAELYYDLESKGSDIPESSSCMVEVTYHLSKIIESVSLDLAIESTPNSWEKSFPDSSSKSCQGDQTATEVLDYNKRSFWARYFWLSARLSILEGKKTKALEEFFRCLALLDKEGIGESPVVIQMPHCRRIRELNIDRIMHEINLLKIDVLLEKTVPEMMEKELYSECVNLLASLLFPDKDIWTASSLKIEEGISSTELSALEVLIKACQKSKPIDVEVYLNCHRRKLQVLLESTGTGQPVLTSSTNLSENWNHSVAEEIKGILLCITQVKNFLDQLDNSNDVVAPRDCIAGIQSLLLTVMSNIVRHFLSKRYSDSQIADEIEEEQKSCFLDAAIGFCKLQQLDSTISTKYQVELIICLHDLLAEYGLCCAGKNCAGEEGSFLRFAIKHLLAVDMKVKSSINSPDGIGHDMGKLCRNEIKSFVAEVHVERNESTKTDSKKDDSEGKVIDKEKEELEEENKKIPEHTEVVAEEEKDELELLINNALDQCFFCLYGLNLRVDGSYQDELAAHENTSRGDYQTKEQCVDVFQYILPYAKSSSRTGLVKLRRVLRAIKKHFSQPPDDLLVGNVIDTFLDDPALCEDKLSCEAGSEGFLETITKCIIHSKTLSEYKVSLLHSSEPYLDVYRNLYYFLAQSEEVSASDKWPGFVLTKEGEEFVQQNANLFKYDLLYNPLRFESWEKLGNIYDEEVDLLLNDGSKHINVVGWRKNAALSQRVETSRRRSRRCLLMSLALANSPEQQSEIHELLALVYYDSLQSVVPSYDQRSVLPSKDATWTKFCENSMKHFKKAFAHRQDWSHAFYMGKLSEKLGHPYEISLSYYEQAMTLNPSAVDPVYRMHASRLKLLNACGKQNLEALKVLVSYCFDESIKDTAMAIIGTATFGSSRPLEEGQDGNLETSYAKIGEGSIQMEGVWHMLYNDSLSALGTCVEGDLKHFHKARYMLAQGLYKRGGSSDLQRAKEELSFCFKSSRSSFTINMWEIDGMVKKGRRKTPGLAGNKKALEVNLPESSRKFITCIRKYLLFYLRLLEETGDVNTLERAFNSLRSDKRFALCVEDLVPVAIGRYINALVASMSQVESGGAKITPDSQLEKIFXLFIEQGSIWPDIRNFPETKDPETSERILYRFLHQYIVSLELDNKVETLETINEKIRKRFKNPKLSNSFSAKVGRHASLAWCRALIISLASITPLHQVSSAASQAINPSSSDFLENRRVLCVDLQSGFWNSSFENPSESQMLEAKWGPVLSKIKNVLIANKVSEENLEIANSLLKSCYSYFRETASVTLPSEISLYFALPRLATAGKLLPGTEGVEVIDVSIPRKLLLWAYTLFHGHCGSISQVVKYMEENTKPKMKRGATTSSVVPSVQSGGNNEPEAAPKHVQVMVSDSLGGDSCGSTSSPV